CAACCAGGCGCAAAGTCCATTaatctttttataaaatacagagtAGGGGCTTGCGAAGGCGGTCGCGGGGCGTGGCCCCGGACGAGGCAGGGGGCGCGGGCTACACGAAGATCTGGATGCGGTCGCGGATGGGCTGGCGGCAGATGGGGCAGGCGCTGAGCGCAGCGCCGCAGGGCGCGCAGGCGCCGTGACCGCACTGGAACACGAGGCGGATGTGGCTGTCGATGCAGATGGGGCAGGTGATGCGCTCCTCCATCTGCCGGTAGCGGCTCTGCAGCTCCTCCACCAGCTGCCGCGgtgggccgggggcgggggcggcgctGACCACCTCCGTGCCGTCTGCGGGAAGGGGTCCCGGTCAGAGGCAGGGGCTGTGGAGGCCCGGGGCTTGGGGGAGAACCGCGGGTAGGAGCGTGGGCCACGACAGGGGACGGAGCCGTGAACCGTGGGGCGACGTGCAGCGGCCcacacgggggggggggggggggggggggcgccgaGCCCCACCTGGGCGCAGCTTCTTGACGATGACCGCCTGGCACCTGATGCACTTCTTCATCCTGCGGGCGCACTCTGCGGGGGAGGGCACGGCTGAGCGAGGCCCCCCAGCCCGGTCGccgcacccccgccccgcccctgccccctgcactcaCCCTCACACACCGTGCGGTGCTGGCAAGGCGAGAACAGCACCAACAGCGCCAGCTCCGAACACACCAGGCACTCAGCGGCCTCGGGCCCGGACGGCGCAGTGACGTGCAGGTTGGTAACAGTGTTGGGGGCACTGAGCGCCAGCCTTGGGCCCTGGGccgcgcccccgccgccgccagCCTGCCGCTCCCTGCGTGGGCAGAAGGGGCTTGAAAAGGTCCAGGGCTGCGGGcggcccgcccccggcccccggccccgcctGCTCACCGGAAGCGCTGGGCACAGCCCTGCAAGGCTTTGAGCAGGCGGCCCTCAGCTGCCAGGTCCAGCGGGCTCCGGCCGCGGTGGTTGGCGTAGCTCAGGTCGGCGCCCTCCAGCGCCAAGAAGCAGGCGACCGCCGCGCCCGCCGTCAGCTCCGTGCTGCCCGGAAGGCCCGAGGCCTGTAGCTGGGTGGCAGGACAGACGACGTGAGGGTGGGCGCCTGGGAACACTGGCCTGGAGGGAGCTGGGCTGGCACCGGGCTTCAGAGACCTGGGCCCCGCCCGAGACCCCCGGAGCCGCCAGAGGCAGGCGGGTAAAGGCCCCTGCCAGCAGAGGAGCCCGGGTCCTGACACACGACCCCCGCCCATACGgcaccccaccccctttcccaggCTGGTCTGAAGCACAGAATCTCAGGAACACTGGCCACACGGCGGTGACTGGGGTCGCAGAAGACACCGCCCGCAAACCACTGCGGCCCGGGCTGAGAGGGCCTGGTCAGGGCTGTCCCCGAAGGTGGAGGTGGGCAGTGGACCCAGGGGCCTGCAGCCAGGTGCCACGGCCCACCTCTCAAGCACCCAGAGTCACGCTTCCTCACCCTTGACAGCAGCTGCAAGGCCCCTGGGTCCCCCCCGGCCCCATCAGTCGCCAGGGGCAGCAGCTGGTGACGCTGCAGTGCCACATGCAGAGCTGTGTCCCCCTCCTCGTCCTCGGCATTGACGCTGCAGCCAGCGTCCACCAGCAGCGGCACCAGCCCCACGTGGGCCTGCTGCACAGCCAGGTGCAGCGGGGACTGGAGCTTACGGTTGCGAACATTCACGTCACAATGGccctggggggtgtgggggggtacAGGCTCAGCCCAGGGACCCTGGTGGGCCCTGACACCCCGGTCCCCGGGCCCGCCCAGGACCCTGCGTCCACACCTCTCGGATGAGAACCTGGGCCACCTCCCTGTGGTCGTTCAGGGCGGCCAGGTGCAGCGCTGTGAACCCATCCTCCTTCTTGGCATCCACCAGCTGCCGGGCCCGCACCAGAATCCTTCTGACAGCTCTGCGGGAGCAGGGAGACGCGTCTGGGGTCAGGGGTGACCCCAGAGTGGCCCGGCAGCACCGCAGGACCTGGCTGCTGGCTATGCGTCCACCCCAAACTCACAGTGTGTGGCCTTTGAGGGACGCATGGTGCAGCAGGGTGAAGCCTTGGCTGTTCGTGGCAGTGACGTCGATGCCCGGCACCTCGGTGAGGACCTCCACGATGCCGCTGGCGCCAGTGCCCGCCGAGATGGCACAGTGCAGGGGCGTGTCAGCATGGGCGTCCTGCCGGTGGTGGGCCAGTGATCACTTGGCAAGAAGATCTTGGCCACTGCCTCCTTGACCCCAGGGATAGGGCCAGGGGACCCAGCACTCACGGGCAGGTTGACGTCACAGCCGCACTCACAGAGGACCctcaccacctccaggaagcccctcTGCACGGCCACGTGCAGCGCCGAGCTCCGGGTGCCGTTAAGAGTGTTGGCCCCGCAACCCCAGCTCAGGAGCACCCGGGCGGCCTCGGGCTGGTTCCTGgcgggagaggaagcaggaggggcGCTGTGCCCACTGGCTGGACCTGCAGGCCCGGCCCCCCGCGCCCCGGCCAGGCCTCACCCCAGCGCCGCGTAGTGCAGCGCCGTGCTGCCCTCGTCGTCCGGCAGGTCCACGCCCGcccgagcctgcagcagcagccgCACCAGCTCCACCTGGCCTAGGTAGGCAGCCACCTGCAGGGCGGTCCTGCCATGGTTCTTGGTGTCCACCTGCCGGGAGGGCAGAGAGTtagcccccggccccgcccctcccgctggggctggtggggccggggcgggggtgggggcggcgggGGCTGGTCTCAGGAACTTGCCTGCTCCGGGTGCCGCCGCAGTAGGTCCAGAGCCCGGGCCACGTTGCCCAGGGCCACCTCCACCACCAGCCTCCCCGGGTGCTCCAGGTCACTCTTCTGGGCTCGAAGCTTGTCCAGGACAACACTCAGGGagcctggggagggcagggctgaggtTCGGTGGTGGCCAGGGgcggccccgccccccaccagccGCCCGCGCTGGATGCCCTCACTTTTGTTCTCCCGGGCGCGCTCGGCCACGTCCAGGTTGGCGTCCTCCTCAGGCCGGTAGGCCACCAGGCAGGAGGGGCTGAAGGTCCACAGCTTACCGCTGACCAGCACACCCAAGTTCCCATCTCCGAAAACCTTCAGTACTCTCCCGATGTGGCCCAGagcctgggtggggagagggcagggtcGCAGGTGGGCCTCCCAGGGGcgagggagctgggggtggggaggcagggctgagggACTCACGGGGGCCATGTCATCTGTCCACTCGCCATGCCCGGCCTGCAGCCGCTTCACCATGTCGAGGTCGTCAATGACCCGCACAACGTCACCCACCGAGCAGGAGTTGTGCTGAGTGACAGAGAAGCATGTGAGGGGCCCCCGGCAGGTGTGGCTGCCTGGGGTCATAGAGCAGGAGAGCACCCCCACCCAGCTCCACAGGACAGGCCTGGACAggaccccagcccctgcccgaaAGCACAGCCGGAGGGTCTGGCCCGATAAGGGCAACAGGTCACCAGGGCAGCCCTTGCTGGCCTAGCCTCAGAGCCATGCGGGTGACAGCCAGAGAGGCAGCGGACATCAGCATCTAGACGGGACAGAAGCcagcgtgggggggggggggtgcaggcCAGGGTGGGCCTGTCCCTGCACACTGACGGGGAGCGGGCAGCACAGCCAAGACCAGACTAGCCTGGCTCGGGGGAGGGGGGCCCACAGCATGACCAGGGGCCAGGCCAGAACAGCACAGAGGGCGTCAGGGCtgcatctcccccacccccaaacctttCCTAGCAACTCACTCCTCACCCGTGCCCTCGTGGGTACAGAGATCACTCTACAAACCACCTGTCCTATGACCCCACCATCCCCCATCCTTGAAGGCAGATGTGCCCCAGCAGTCCCAGAGCCGAGTGCTGGCGCTGCCCCCGCCCAGGTACCATCACTGGACACgccgctgccccccaccccctccatccctcATCCAAGGGATACTGCTTCCCAGACAGCTCTCACCACACCCACCCCGCCCTCCTAAGAAAGTACCCCAACCCGCCACCTCCTGCCTGTGAGGCTGCAGAGGCCCCTCTGGCCCTCAGAACGGATGTTCGCGCCTGACCTGCTGCCCCGGCTTCCAACAGCTCCCCGCGGCCCCCACCCCCGTGCCTCACACCAGGGTCCCCTCTCCTTGGACCTAGTCTCCTCTGGACCCCACCatgccctcccctcttccttcaggGCCCGAGGGAGGCACTCCCAGGGCCAAGCCAGCACGCTGGGGGGGGGCACGGAAGCGAGCAGAGGGGCTCGGCCCGGCCCCCATGCACCTTGACGAGCGCCCCAGGGTGGAAGGTCCAGCGGGTCTTGTGGCCGAACTGCACACGCACGTCCCCGCGGTCCGTGATGCGGTGTACGGTGCCCATCTGTCCGATACACTGCGGCGGGTCACGGAGGCTGTGGCCAGGTGGAGCACGAGGGCGGGGGTccagaggatgtggggaggggggggcATGGGGATTTGGCAGGTGGGGCGGCTCACCTTGGCCATCCGGGGGTTCCATCCGCCGTGGCCTTCCTGCATGTCCCTCAGGATGTCTGCATCCAGCAGACACTTGACCTTGTCCCCGTGCTGGAAGGGCTGGCCGTCAGCACTCACCCTGCGCTGCAGCTCTGCAGGCTTGCCTGGGAACGAGGTGGCAGGCCCGGCTCACAAGGGTCCCtccgcccccacccctcccctcccctcagtgaCTTCACAGGCCACCCTTGGCGCAGGGCTGCCGCTGAGGCTCAGCCAGGACAGAGAGCAACCGGGTGGGTGTCAGTGGGGCCCGCCCATACCGAGCCTCGGGAGATGCTCCCTGTAGTAGAAGCCGCCAGCTGCCTCGCCCACACACTTGAGGTCCACCTTGCCCTTGTGGCCCACGCGGTACACGTTGGTGGTGCCGTCGGCCCATGTCACGCTGGCCACACTCCGGCCCGTCTCCACATCCCAGCCACGGATGTCCACCACTCGGCCcggcttcccttcccctcctgggAGACAGTGGCCCCACCAGCAGACTAAGCCTGCGCCACGGGGATGAGCCATGGCCAGTGGCAGCCCAGCCCCCACCTTCCCACCCTGGACCCCACTCACCATCCTGCGAACCCCACTCCCAGTCGGGGCCCCGAACCACCTTCGCTCCCTGGAAGATGCCCCTTAACGGGATCCTTGGGAGGCCCTGGCGGGGACTCAGCGTGACCCTACGAGAGGAAGAGTGGGTCCCAGGCCATGGGAGCAACCGTGCAACAGAGCAGGCGACCGGCTCTGCCAGCCTTGCTcctccactcccagccctggAATCTAAAGGATGGGGCGCCGCCAGCTCCCAGGCCCAGCTCTCCCTCCCCCCGGAGCAACTGGTCCCACAGGTCAATGCCCTCCACACTCTGGGCCTAGAGTGGGGCTGCGGCCCAGATCCCTCCAggagacctttctttttttttttttcaatttggccacgccgtgcagcttgtgggatcttaattccccgaccagggattgaacccgcaccctcggcagtgagaatgcagagtcctaaccaccggactgccagggaagtccctgggggaCCTTTCACGATGTCAGGCGAGAAGGGCGCCCCAGGCCCACCCTCACCACACCCCCTCTACGTGCGCTCACGCCAGACCTGCTACCTCCCGTTAGAGCTGACCCCAGAGCTCAGCGCACGGCCTGGCCCAGGGAAGCTCAGCACGTGGGAAGCAGAGGAGTGAGCAGGGCCGGCTTGGCCTGAGGCGCCCGGACAGCTGATCCTGGTTCCCACATTGGCCAGGGGCGGCTGGGACGTGGAGCACACCCCTCCCCTCCGTGTGTGGGGGGTGTCAAGGAGGCGAGGGCAACAGTGCAGGGAACAGGGGTGCACCTCTGGGCACCCACGCAGCCCAGTGGACTCCTCCCCGGCCTGGTCCCCCCACCCCGACCACAGCAAGGGAGCCTGCCAGCCAGGCCAACAGCACCTCCACAGGCGCGGACGCCGGCAGCCCACTCCAGGCAGGCCACCCTCAGCGCCCCGGCCATGGCGGCACTGGGGGACCACTGGGGAGCCTGGCTCTAGGAGGGGCCCGGGACACCGGACAAGGCCCCATTCACGCACCCATCTGCGCAGACCTGCCCGGTGGACACGGTTGCCTTCCGCAGGGGGTAGGGACTGGTGTCAATGCCCAGGCCCCCCGGCATGACCACGACCCTGGCCACTCCTCCAGGAAATGGCTCAGGAAGGACTCGACCTGTACCCTGGGGAGTGGCCAGCGGGAGGCAGCTCCAGTCCTCGGGGCCCAAGGCCGCTCGGACACCGGGGTCGGCAGGGGAACTCACGGGCGCGAGTGGGCCGTCTCGTAGCGCTCGAAGGCGTGGGCCACGTCGTGCTTGTTGTGCATGTAGCACTGCGTGCAGAGATCGTAGTCGAAGCAGACGCGGCACTTCCAGCGCATGCCCCGCAGCCCGTGCTTCTTGCAGCAGTCGCAGATAATGTTGGGGTGGCGGACGCCTGCGGGCGGGCAGCGTCAGGGGGCGCCGCGCGGCCCCGCCCCTctgcccggccccgccccctccagccccgcccccggGGCCCGCGCACCGATCTGGGCGTTGTCGTAGAGCAGCAGGTCATGCGCGCCCTGGTAGCCCGCGCGGTAGTTGGTGCGCGTGCCGTGGTCCCACTGCACGACCACCGTGCGGTCGGGGGTCGAAGGGCTGCCGTGGCGGCCGAGCTCCACCACCGTGCCCACGCCGCCCTCGCCGCCGTCCTGCTGGCCCCACTTCCAGTCCACGCCGCGTACCACGCGCATGCCCACCTGCACGCCCGCCTGGGGGTCTGGCTCCATGGTGGGAGACCTGCGGGCAGAGGGCACCCTCAGGCCACATCGAGAAGGCCACACGGGCTTGCACCAGTTCTGAGAGGGCTtccagggagagatggaggggaacgggggtggggtggaacaCGGGGAAtgccctggggctggaggggggcCTGTGCAGTAGAGACCAAAGGGGGCCCACGTGGCCACCCGCCAGCAGCACGGGAGACCAGCTGCAAAAGCAGAGGTGGGCCCGtcctggagggagggtgggacacCTCTTTGAAAAGGGCCTGCCAGCCGCTGTGGGGAGCTGGAGCAGAAGTGTGGGGGACGTCCTGGTGACAGGACTGCAGGTCCCCAGGGAACCAGGGGACAAGACCCGGCTGAGAGGAGGGTCTGCCCGCACTAGCAGATTCGGTTCTGGGTGGCTGGCGTACAGGGGGCCGCCAGGATTGCACACATCAACATGAAAGGTAAGACAATAAAACTTCCCGAAGAAAGCAGACTTTCTCTGTGTAGCCAACCGAGAAGCTGGACGGCACTTAAGCCTGGAGAGGCAGCAGCACGTACGCCAGCCACAGAGGCCCTGTACCTGGAGTGTGGAAGGAGGGCCTGCAGATCCCATGCACAAAGCAGACAACCCAAGAGACAACAGGACAACGCTGGAACAGGTGCCCCCAGCAGCTAACACACACAGGGTCTGCTGCCACCCACAGCCCAGCGGGCAGTGCTGCGTGGTCCTTCTCCGAGAAGCATCGGCCGGCCACCCCAGGCAGGCCCTGACGGAGGTGGCGTTGTTCACAGCAGCGCCCGCCCCGAGTGCTCAAGGGTGAACTGGGTCGTGACACGTGAGTTACCTCCAAGAAAGCACAAACCACTGCACTACACACAGCAAAGCTCACAGACGCGTATTCAAGGAAAGAAGCCACGAGCCTGATTCCACCAATAGAAAGTTCACAAATGGGACAGACAAATCCAGGGCACCAGAGTCAGGGAGACAGCAGCGGAGGCGGTCACGGGGGACTTGGGCCCAGGGGAACATGCTACTTCCTGATCTGGGTGCCAATTATACACGTGTTCACTTTGCTAACTTGGATCACTTATGACCTGGGCCTCCCTGTATATGTGAttcctcaataaatttttttacaaCATGAATGGATGTGGACAACGCCTGAGATGTTAAATCAACAGGACCTGATGCGGGAGAGGGCTCAGGGCTCCAGGACTGGAGGGGGCAGTCGCCGCTCCATCTCTGGAGACTGAGCCTCTGCAGTGGAGCGGGCTCTCAGGCAGCATCGGGACCCCGAGGCTGGGGAGACGCTAGCCTGGGGCCCCCAGCAGTCCCACTGCAGAGCTCCTGGGATGCCAGAGGGAGACCTTGAGGCTGGCTGGGGTGCAGCTGGTTCCTGTTAGCGCCCAGAGGCCCAGTGAAGCCACAGGCCACCAGGCCAGCCCAGAGCTTAGCCAGCAACAAGAAAACCACACGTCACCCCTCCACCTGGACCCCGCCCCCCCAGCCCAAAACTCAGAATCCCAGGCCTGAGCCCACAGGTCATCTGACGGCCACCGTCTGTCCAGCCCCACCTTGAGGTCTGCGCCAGCACAGGGTGTGCAGGGGAGGGGCACTGCCCACAGGGCGAGGCTCCTGGTCAATGCCCAGCCTAGGGTCCAAGTGAAGCACCCTCAGATTCTCAGCAGCATGAACTGCTCAGCCAGCTCGGCTTCTGCAAGTCCCCCTGCCTCCCGGGCAGGCGTCTGTGACCGCTCCTGCCTCACCCCTCCCAAGACCGCCAGGGCTTCCAGACGCAGGTGGACGATCTGAAAGGACATGCCTTCCCAACCCGGTGGCCAATCTCCTCAGGGAAACCACTCGCTGCTCATTCACCTGGCCggctgaccccccccccccggggccATGCCACCTCCGTCTCCTGCCGCCCTCCAGCCACCCTCCCCTCTGTGGTCTCTGGCCCCTGCAAAGATGGGGCACCAGGGCTTCGCCGTCCTTCCTGCCACAGCAAGAAGGCCACACGAGAATGCCCGTGGCTCTTCACTGCCAGCGAGCCCCAGACGAGGGCTGAGGGCCTGTGGGCCGCCACCTCGCAGGGCGGGCCGTTCACGTGTGGCCTTGGCCTCCTGCTTGGTGTCTCTCCGTCAGCAGATGCCACACGTGTCTGACTCGGGCAGAGCAGCACAGCCTGAGCCAGTGGCCCAGTGGCTTAGTGGTGGCGCTGCCGCTTAGGGCACAGGCCCTGTCATGGTCAGGCTGCCAACCTCAGCCAGATGGCACAAGCCCTCCTCCCCGCCGGGAGCCTCCAGAATTGGTCGTGGCCCGTGGGCAGTGCTGAGCTGCCTCTCGCCCTTCCCAGGCGCGCCTGTTGAGCCAGTCAGACTCGACCTCGTTCCAGGGAACCACAGACCCAAACAAGTGTGGGGAGACAGGCCCAACGAGAGACCCCTGCTAGCAAGGGGCAGGCCATCTGCAGGGCCAGAAACTGGCCCTACGCTGCGATAAAGGGGCAGGAAAGGACGCCAGTCCCACGAGCCGGCACTGTGGCCCTTGTGCAGCCAGTGGCACGCCTTCTGCCTGTGAGCCCAGCCCCTCCGCCTGCCGGGCCAGCTGTCACCCCCACCCTCTTGGCAGCCTACAGACCCACCGGCCACAGGCTGCAGAACCATCTCCATCAAGACAGGGGACGGGGAGCGGACCCCCTGAGCAGGATATCAGGTGTGCCCAGTgcctggctctgccctcagggGAATGGTCAGAGAGCGAACAGAGGGTGGAGGACGCCCAGCAGGGCCTGTGGGAAAACAGGACCAAGTCCCAGCCAGCAGTGGCTCCCCCggggcaccagggaagtccagcctgTCGCGAGAAGCACCTCTGACCAGCACCTGCTGCCTTCACACCCCTATTTGAGCACAGCCAGACAGCTCTCCAGTGCTGGCCAGcagcctccctgctccccaaggatgcccctcccgggagcccaCAGGCCCACAGGGGACAGAGCCAAAAGGACTCGCTGAGTCTCGGGCTTCCTCCCACGCAGACCAGTGGCCCTTGAGGAGGACGGTGAGAAGACAGGAGCAGCCCGCCCAGCGGCACCCACAGCCTGGGAgcctctccacctcccctccaCGCTCCAGCCCTGGGGGGCCCGGGGCTGGCCCTCAGCCGCAGCACCCGCGCCCAGCCTGGCGTCACCCGGCCTGGGGCCTGAGCAGGGCCCCCAGAGACGCCTCCCTGCTCGCCCTACTGGCTCCCGGGCCTCAGCGCTTGGGCACAGCATAGCAGGACCCTTGTCAAGCAGGCCAGGTGGCTTTCCAGGCCTCTCTGCCACTTTCCTCCCGCCACGTGCTTGGTCTTTGTCACTGTTGTCACCAGGGCCCAGCAGATGGCCGCTCGTGCTCCGTGTGACCTCAGGTCCCCGGCCTGCCCAGTGTCAGGGGTCACTACCTCACCTCGGAAGGTGCCACCCGGGTGTGAGGAGAGGGGGTGGCCAGCGAGGAATGGATCGGGGTCAGGAGCAGGGGGGCAGCGAAGAAACCCTGAGGGGCTAGGGAGGAAGGGGACCCCCGTTTCAGTGCGAAATTCACCCAAAgaattcttccttcttcttcctttgccAGAAACGCCGTACTTTAACGTCTTCCTCAGAGCTCACAGGCCACCCCTGGCTGGCACCGGCACCCCCCGAGGCCGACACTATGAGGGTTTACGATGACCCTGAAGCGCTCCAGGTGCGAGCAGTCGGCACTTACCTTACAGCACACACCAGCCTCTCGTCAGCATCCCGGATGCTTAGCTGCTCTTTCGTGGGTCACGGGTTTGCTCAGACACCAAGATTTCCTGTTGGAAACTAGAAGCGACTGCCGACGCAGAACACAGCAAACCAAACAGGTAGCCAGCCAGCAAGTCTGGGGAAACATGGTTTTTAAAAGGCAGTTTTACACTTTTAGTATTTACCATCGCAACCAAACAGGTGGACACCTGGATCTGCTCTGTTGGTTTACTAGTTTCTCTTTTCACAAGAAACTTGCGTCTCTTGGAATGCAGAACTATTTCTAAAGCACACATTGGGACAGTAGAGAAATAAGGTGTTTGCCCTATTTGGACAATTTCATCGGATAAACTTCAACAAGCCGCAAAGATGAAATCCATTTAGCTAGCGAGCTGGCAAACTGCCTTTACTGAGAAGAATAAAGTTGTGTGCTGACTGCTCACGACCAGAGGCTGCCACTCCTTCCCCGGCACCTCCGGCTGGGCTGGTGATGCTGTTTAAATCCACACCATGTGTGGCACAGTCAACTGGCAAGACTTGGTGACTCACAGTCTCCGGTCATGCGGCAGCTCTGGCTAAGGCAGAGGTGGCCATCCTGGGTGCCCAGGGAGTCTGGCCCCTCAGAGACCAGGTGAAGCCCTGAGACCCGACTTGGCCCAGTACAAACACACCAGCTGGGGGAAGGCCCGAAGGAAGTAGAGGGAGGTCATCACCCAAATCTTGGCCACCCAGATGGAAGCCCTCAGGCACCCTGCAGACTGCGGTGTCACGACCCAGCCACTGCACAGGGCCAATCTTGGACGGGAGCACAACCTTCAGATACTTGTTGCACCTGCAGCAACAGGCCAAAGTGAGAAGGCAAGACGAGGGCACCTGCCAGGAAGGACCAGCTGTGCCAGGGCTCCCACTCTCACGCTGCCTCATCCCCAGCCCCGCTGGGCCCCCCAGGACCCTGGCTGGCACCTTTGCTTATTGCCTCTATTGGCTCTGAGctcagagggagaggcaggattatctaccaccccaccaccccagaGACACgctcaaaaacaagcaaagacCCTCTGACACAGCATCAGACAGAATCCGAGCCCCTCAAGAGCTCACCTGTCCAGCTGTTCCGACGCCCCCCGCCCGCCCAGAGACTGGTGGGCTGCAGCCCTGATGTCTGGAGACTTGCGGACTGGCCTCGAGCCTTGCTGAGCTTCAGCGCAAGCCCTGTGCCATCCGACCCTGCGGCGGCGGGGACATGCCAAGACGCACAATCTACACGCCCGCTGTCCACAGGCTCATTCCCGGGCCCACGACCACGACCCCAGAG
The sequence above is drawn from the Tursiops truncatus isolate mTurTru1 chromosome 1, mTurTru1.mat.Y, whole genome shotgun sequence genome and encodes:
- the MIB2 gene encoding E3 ubiquitin-protein ligase MIB2 isoform X7, giving the protein MEPDPQAGVQVGMRVVRGVDWKWGQQDGGEGGVGTVVELGRHGSPSTPDRTVVVQWDHGTRTNYRAGYQGAHDLLLYDNAQIGVRHPNIICDCCKKHGLRGMRWKCRVCFDYDLCTQCYMHNKHDVAHAFERYETAHSRPVTLSPRQGLPRIPLRGIFQGAKVVRGPDWEWGSQDGGEGKPGRVVDIRGWDVETGRSVASVTWADGTTNVYRVGHKGKVDLKCVGEAAGGFYYREHLPRLGKPAELQRRVSADGQPFQHGDKVKCLLDADILRDMQEGHGGWNPRMAKHNSCSVGDVVRVIDDLDMVKRLQAGHGEWTDDMAPALGHIGRVLKVFGDGNLGVLVSGKLWTFSPSCLVAYRPEEDANLDVAERARENKSSLSVVLDKLRAQKSDLEHPGRLVVEVALGNVARALDLLRRHPEQVDTKNHGRTALQVAAYLGQVELVRLLLQARAGVDLPDDEGSTALHYAALGNQPEAARVLLSWGCGANTLNGTRSSALHVAVQRGFLEVVRVLCECGCDVNLPDAHADTPLHCAISAGTGASGIVEVLTEVPGIDVTATNSQGFTLLHHASLKGHTLAVRRILVRARQLVDAKKEDGFTALHLAALNDHREVAQVLIREGHCDVNVRNRKLQSPLHLAVQQAHVGLVPLLVDAGCSVNAEDEEGDTALHVALQRHQLLPLATDGAGGDPGALQLLSRLQASGLPGSTELTAGAAVACFLALEGADLSYANHRGRSPLDLAAEGRLLKALQGCAQRFRERQAGGGGGAAQGPRLALSAPNTVTNLHVTAPSGPEAAECLVCSELALLVLFSPCQHRTVCEECARRMKKCIRCQAVIVKKLRPDGTEVVSAAPAPGPPRQLVEELQSRYRQMEERITCPICIDSHIRLVFQCGHGACAPCGAALSACPICRQPIRDRIQIFV